One genomic region from Phragmites australis chromosome 1, lpPhrAust1.1, whole genome shotgun sequence encodes:
- the LOC133907551 gene encoding uncharacterized protein LOC133907551 isoform X3, translating to MAFFDLNKCLDEDHSGQGRSEVLQDFDLNRYPEEQIPHQDYTYQLVLRDFDLNLVPQQEIEVERPYQGSAASNGHIIKYSCKKGLTNDQRMEVYKALALRSTKGKVSQEIVRDIAASFLVSPRTVWRIWWRASQCFKQGENIDVTKKRYNCGRKDLLVDLSKMQDIPVSKKTTLDDLSRHLHVSKTKLWKLKQQGQIKRHSNTIKPLLKDENKKERLRWCISMLDPSSINCDPIFKDFSDIVYIDEKWFYLTRKTERYYLLSDEEEPIRTCKSKNFIPKAFQEYSPILSNRMFSTLQLVMIEAMKVGGGNNYKIPYINKASLEREYNLPTQMKCDLNLVQEVCRKID from the exons ATGGCTTTCTTTGACTTAAACAAATGCCTTGATGAAGATCACAGTGGGCAAGGAAGGAGCGAGGTTCTACAAGACTTTGATTTGAACAGATACCCTGAAGAACAAATACCCCACCAAGACTATACCTATCAACTGGTTCTGAGAGATTTCGATTTGAACCTCGTACCCCAGCAGGAAATAGAGGTGGAGCGTCCCTACCAAGGTTCAGCAGCTTCCAATG GTCATATTATTAAATATTCTTGCAAGAAGGGACTCACTAATGATCAGCGAATGGAAGTGTATAAAGCTCTTGCTTTGAGAAGTACAAAAGGAAAGGTATCACAGGAAATTGTCAGAGACATTGCAGCATCATTCTTAGTTAGTCCTCGAACAGTTTGGCGTATTTGGTGGCGTGCAAGTCAATGTTTCAAGCAGGGTGAGAACATAGATGTCACTAAAAAGAGGTATAACTGTGGTCGTAAGGATCTCCTGGTTGATctaagcaagatgcaagatatCCCTGTTTCCAAGAAGACAACATTGGATGATCTGTCAAGACACTTGCATGTTAGCAAAACCAAACTTTGGAAGCTTAAACAACAAGGTCAGATAAAGAGACACTCAAACACAATAAAGCCCTTGTTAAAGGATGAGAACAAGAAAGAAAGACTCAGGTGGTGTATTTCCATGCTTGATCCAAGTAGCATAAATTGTGACCCAATTTTCAAGGACTTCTCTGATATTGTGTATATAGATGAAAAATGGTTTTATCTTACAAGGAAGACTGAGAGATATTATCTTCTTTCAGATGAAGAGGAGCCTATTCGGACATGTAAAAGTAAGAATTTCATCCCAAAG GCATTCCAAGAGTATTCGCCAATATTGTCAAATCGGATGTTCTCGACATTGCAGCTTGTCATGATAGAGGCGATGAAAGTAGGAGGCGGTAATAACTATAAGATCCCCTATATCAACAAAGCTTCATTAGAAAGAGAATACAACCTTCCAACCCAGATGAAGTGTGATCTCAATTTGGTTCAGGAGGTATGTAGGAAAATTGATTAA
- the LOC133907551 gene encoding uncharacterized protein LOC133907551 isoform X1 gives MAFFDLNKCLDEDHSGQGRSEVLQDFDLNRYPEEQIPHQDYTYQLVLRDFDLNLVPQQEIEVERPYQGSAASNGHIIKYSCKKGLTNDQRMEVYKALALRSTKGKVSQEIVRDIAASFLVSPRTVWRIWWRASQCFKQGENIDVTKKRYNCGRKDLLVDLSKMQDIPVSKKTTLDDLSRHLHVSKTKLWKLKQQGQIKRHSNTIKPLLKDENKKERLRWCISMLDPSSINCDPIFKDFSDIVYIDEKWFYLTRKTERYYLLSDEEEPIRTCKSKNFIPKVMFLCAVARPRMASEGNCTFDGKIGCFPMVTYEVARRLSKNRVAGTLEMKPIMSITKEVMRSFIIEKVLPAIRAKWPSEDIGKPIYIQQDNARTHVDPGDPLFCEAAQQYGLNIQLVCQPPNSPDFNILDLGFFSAIQSIQYKKAARTVPELVAAVEQAFQEYSPILSNRMFSTLQLVMIEAMKVGGGNNYKIPYINKASLEREYNLPTQMKCDLNLVQEVCRKID, from the exons ATGGCTTTCTTTGACTTAAACAAATGCCTTGATGAAGATCACAGTGGGCAAGGAAGGAGCGAGGTTCTACAAGACTTTGATTTGAACAGATACCCTGAAGAACAAATACCCCACCAAGACTATACCTATCAACTGGTTCTGAGAGATTTCGATTTGAACCTCGTACCCCAGCAGGAAATAGAGGTGGAGCGTCCCTACCAAGGTTCAGCAGCTTCCAATG GTCATATTATTAAATATTCTTGCAAGAAGGGACTCACTAATGATCAGCGAATGGAAGTGTATAAAGCTCTTGCTTTGAGAAGTACAAAAGGAAAGGTATCACAGGAAATTGTCAGAGACATTGCAGCATCATTCTTAGTTAGTCCTCGAACAGTTTGGCGTATTTGGTGGCGTGCAAGTCAATGTTTCAAGCAGGGTGAGAACATAGATGTCACTAAAAAGAGGTATAACTGTGGTCGTAAGGATCTCCTGGTTGATctaagcaagatgcaagatatCCCTGTTTCCAAGAAGACAACATTGGATGATCTGTCAAGACACTTGCATGTTAGCAAAACCAAACTTTGGAAGCTTAAACAACAAGGTCAGATAAAGAGACACTCAAACACAATAAAGCCCTTGTTAAAGGATGAGAACAAGAAAGAAAGACTCAGGTGGTGTATTTCCATGCTTGATCCAAGTAGCATAAATTGTGACCCAATTTTCAAGGACTTCTCTGATATTGTGTATATAGATGAAAAATGGTTTTATCTTACAAGGAAGACTGAGAGATATTATCTTCTTTCAGATGAAGAGGAGCCTATTCGGACATGTAAAAGTAAGAATTTCATCCCAAAGGTAATGTTCCTCTGTGCTGTTGCTCGTCCAAGGATGGCTAGTGAAGGAAATTGCACATTTGATGGGAAAATTGGGTGTTTTCCTATGGTTACATATGAAGTTGCTAGAAGGTTAAGTAAAAATCGGGTGGCGGGAACATTAGAGATGAAACCTATTATGTCAATTACGAAAGAAGTGATGCGGTCCTTTATTATTGAGAAAGTTCTCCCTGCAATTCGAGCAAAGTGGCCATCCGAGGACATTGGGAAACCAATATATATCCAACAAGATAATGCTCGCACTCATGTTGATCCTGGTGATCCTTTATTTTGTGAAGCAGCACAACAATATGGACTCAATATTCAACTAGTTTGTCAACCGCCAAATTCGCCGGACTTTAATATCCTTGATTTGGGCTTCTTCTCTGCTATTCAGTCCATCCAATATAAAAAGGCTGCTAGAACAGTACCTGAGCTTGTTGCTGCTGTTGAACAGGCATTCCAAGAGTATTCGCCAATATTGTCAAATCGGATGTTCTCGACATTGCAGCTTGTCATGATAGAGGCGATGAAAGTAGGAGGCGGTAATAACTATAAGATCCCCTATATCAACAAAGCTTCATTAGAAAGAGAATACAACCTTCCAACCCAGATGAAGTGTGATCTCAATTTGGTTCAGGAGGTATGTAGGAAAATTGATTAA
- the LOC133907551 gene encoding uncharacterized protein LOC133907551 isoform X2: MEVYKALALRSTKGKVSQEIVRDIAASFLVSPRTVWRIWWRASQCFKQGENIDVTKKRYNCGRKDLLVDLSKMQDIPVSKKTTLDDLSRHLHVSKTKLWKLKQQGQIKRHSNTIKPLLKDENKKERLRWCISMLDPSSINCDPIFKDFSDIVYIDEKWFYLTRKTERYYLLSDEEEPIRTCKSKNFIPKVMFLCAVARPRMASEGNCTFDGKIGCFPMVTYEVARRLSKNRVAGTLEMKPIMSITKEVMRSFIIEKVLPAIRAKWPSEDIGKPIYIQQDNARTHVDPGDPLFCEAAQQYGLNIQLVCQPPNSPDFNILDLGFFSAIQSIQYKKAARTVPELVAAVEQAFQEYSPILSNRMFSTLQLVMIEAMKVGGGNNYKIPYINKASLEREYNLPTQMKCDLNLVQEVCRKID; the protein is encoded by the coding sequence ATGGAAGTGTATAAAGCTCTTGCTTTGAGAAGTACAAAAGGAAAGGTATCACAGGAAATTGTCAGAGACATTGCAGCATCATTCTTAGTTAGTCCTCGAACAGTTTGGCGTATTTGGTGGCGTGCAAGTCAATGTTTCAAGCAGGGTGAGAACATAGATGTCACTAAAAAGAGGTATAACTGTGGTCGTAAGGATCTCCTGGTTGATctaagcaagatgcaagatatCCCTGTTTCCAAGAAGACAACATTGGATGATCTGTCAAGACACTTGCATGTTAGCAAAACCAAACTTTGGAAGCTTAAACAACAAGGTCAGATAAAGAGACACTCAAACACAATAAAGCCCTTGTTAAAGGATGAGAACAAGAAAGAAAGACTCAGGTGGTGTATTTCCATGCTTGATCCAAGTAGCATAAATTGTGACCCAATTTTCAAGGACTTCTCTGATATTGTGTATATAGATGAAAAATGGTTTTATCTTACAAGGAAGACTGAGAGATATTATCTTCTTTCAGATGAAGAGGAGCCTATTCGGACATGTAAAAGTAAGAATTTCATCCCAAAGGTAATGTTCCTCTGTGCTGTTGCTCGTCCAAGGATGGCTAGTGAAGGAAATTGCACATTTGATGGGAAAATTGGGTGTTTTCCTATGGTTACATATGAAGTTGCTAGAAGGTTAAGTAAAAATCGGGTGGCGGGAACATTAGAGATGAAACCTATTATGTCAATTACGAAAGAAGTGATGCGGTCCTTTATTATTGAGAAAGTTCTCCCTGCAATTCGAGCAAAGTGGCCATCCGAGGACATTGGGAAACCAATATATATCCAACAAGATAATGCTCGCACTCATGTTGATCCTGGTGATCCTTTATTTTGTGAAGCAGCACAACAATATGGACTCAATATTCAACTAGTTTGTCAACCGCCAAATTCGCCGGACTTTAATATCCTTGATTTGGGCTTCTTCTCTGCTATTCAGTCCATCCAATATAAAAAGGCTGCTAGAACAGTACCTGAGCTTGTTGCTGCTGTTGAACAGGCATTCCAAGAGTATTCGCCAATATTGTCAAATCGGATGTTCTCGACATTGCAGCTTGTCATGATAGAGGCGATGAAAGTAGGAGGCGGTAATAACTATAAGATCCCCTATATCAACAAAGCTTCATTAGAAAGAGAATACAACCTTCCAACCCAGATGAAGTGTGATCTCAATTTGGTTCAGGAGGTATGTAGGAAAATTGATTAA
- the LOC133907309 gene encoding phosphoenolpyruvate carboxylase 4 isoform X1, with product MTDTTDDIAEGISFQAFEDDCRLLGSLLHDVLLRELGPRFIHILERNRILAQSAVSMRAAGMEDTAVVVERQLEDDLAAMSLEDALCLARAFSHYLNLVGIAETHHRLRKARNVEQLSKSCDDIFDKLIQSGVPPEELYDTVCKQEVEIVLTAHPTQINRRTLQYKHLRIAHLLEFNERPDLSHEDKEMLIEDLVREITAIWQTDELRRHKPTPVDEARAGLHIVEQSLWKAVPHYLRRVSNALKKHTGSPLPLTCTPIKFGSWMGGDRDGNPNVTAKVTRDVSLLSRWMAIDLYIRELDSLSFELSIKRCSDKLASLANEILLKESASEDLKANTWNQTVPQNSAKLHLSLTLPAQLPSGADLPSCTECSDGESQFRIINLPRNSSRQVKQMVINSTEIFEDSPLSSPTGRQSVVGSSQMGRTPSGGQLRKLFKEAHIGRSSFRKLLEPSLSEIPGITPYRVVLGNVKEKLMKTRRRLELLLEDLPCDYDTEEYCETPYQLLEPLLLCYQSLQSCGSSVLADGRLADLIRRVATFGMVLIKLDVRQESGRHTEALDAVTSYLDLGVYSEWDEEKKLDFLTRELKGKRPLVPPNIEVAADVKEVLNTFRVAAELGSDSLGAYVISMASNASDVLAVELLQKDARLTVSGDLGRPCPGGTLRVVPLFETVKDLREAGSAIRKLLSIDWYRDHIIKNHSGHQEVMVGYSDSGKDAGRFTAAWELYKAQEDVVAACNEFGIKVTLFHGRGGSIGRGGGPTYLAIQSQPPGSVMGTLRSTEQGEMVQAKFGLPQTAVRQLEIYTTAVLLATLRPPQPPRDANWRHVMEDISRVSCAHYRRTVYEDPEFVTYFQEATPQAELGFLNIGSRPAKRKPAGGISSLRAIPWVFAWTQTRLVLPAWLGVGTGLQDALDRGHGEELRAMYADWPFFQSTVDLIEMVTAKADASMARHYEEILVPEGRRRAVGAELRRELARTERCVLAVSGHSKLSAHNRSLRRLIESRLAYLNPINMLQVEVLRRLRRDKDNRKLRDALLITINGIAAGMRNTG from the exons ATGACGGACACGACGGACGACATCGCGGAGGGGATATCGTTCCAGGCGTTCGAGGACGACTGCCGCCTCCTCGGCAGCCTCCTCCACGACGTCCTCCTCCGCGAGCTCGGGCCCCGCTTCATCCACATCCTCGAGCGCAACCGGATCCTCGCGCAG AGCGCCGTCTCGATGCGTGCGGCGGGGATGGAGGACACGGCGGTCGTCGTCGAGCGCCAGCTGGAGGATGACCTGGCCGCCATGTCCCTCGAGGACGCGCTCTGCCTCGCCCGCGCCTTCTCCCACTACCTCAACCTCGTGGGCATCGCCGAGACTCACCACAG GCTTCGTAAAGCACGCAATGTAGAACAACTGTCAAAATCATGTGATGATATATTCGACAAGTTGATTCAAAGTGGTGTCCCTCCGGAAGAACTCTATGACACTGTATGCAAACAG GAGGTTGAAATTGTTTTGACAGCTCACCCCACTCAAATAAATCGGCGAACTTTGCAATACAAGCACCTTAGAATAGCT CATCTTTTGGAGTTCAATGAACGCCCTGATCTTAGCCATGAGGATAAAGAAATGCTAATTGAAGATCTG GTGAGGGAAATAACGGCAATATGGCAGACGGATGAGTTGAGGCGCCATAAACCTACACCAGTTGATGAAGCTAGGGCTG GCCTTCATATTGTGGAGCAATCCCTCTGGAAAGCGGTGCCACACTATCTTCGCCGTGTTAGCAATGCTCTAAAGAAG CACACTGGCAGCCCACTTCCACTAACCTGCACGCCAATCAAATTTGGTTCATGGATGGGTGGTGACCGAGACGGGAATCCTAATGTTACAGCAAAA GTGACTAGGGATGTTTCCTTGTTGTCCCGGTGGATGGCAATCGACTTATACATCCGGGAATTAGATAGTCTCAGCTTTGAGCTATCAATCAAGAGATGCAGTGACAAGCTTGCAAGCTTAGCTAATGAAATCTTGCTCAAAG AGTCAGCATCTGAGGACCTAAAGGCCAATACCTGGAACCAAACAGTACCTCAGAACAGCGCAAAGCTTCATCTTAGCTTGACGCTGCCCGCGCAACTTCCTTCTGGTGCTGATCTTCCTTCATGCACAG AATGCAGTGATGGAGAATCTCAATTCAGGATCATAAATCTTCCAAGGAACTCAAGTCGTCAGGTTAAGCAA ATGGTTATAAATTCAACAGAAATTTTTGAAGACAGTCCATTGTCGTCTCCTACTGGTCGTCAATCTGTGGTAGGATCATCACAAATGGGTCGAACTCCAAGTGGCGGTCAACTAAGGAAGTTGTTCAAAGAAGCTCACATAGGTCGGTCAAGCTTCCGAAAGCTTCTTGAGCCAAGCCTATCGGAGATACCAGGAATTACTCCTTACAGGGTTGTCCTTGGTAATGTGAAAGAAAAG CTGATGAAAACACGCAGAAGGCTGGAGCTTCTTCTTGAGGATCTGCCATGTGACTATGACACTGAAGAATATTGTGAAACACCATATCAACTTTTGGAGCCCTTGCTCTTGTGCTATCAATCACTG CAATCATGTGGATCTAGCGTGCTTGCTGATGGCCGGTTAGCAGATTTGATACGAAGGGTTGCAACCTTTGGTATGGTTCTAATAAAGCTCGATGTGCGCCAG GAATCTGGCCGACACACAGAAGCACTTGATGCCGTCACGTCTTacttggatcttggtgtttatagTGAGTGGGATGAAGAAAAGAAGTTGGATTTCTTGACAAGAGAGCTGAAAGGGAAGCGTCCTTTAGTCCCCCCAAACATAGAG GTTGCTGCTGATGTGAAAGAAGTTCTCAACACCTTCCGAGTTGCTGCAGAATTAGGGAGCGACTCACTTGGAGCGTATGTGATTTCAATGGCCTCAAAT GCAAGTGATGTCCTCGCTGTTGAGCTGTTGCAGAAGGATGCAAGACTTACAGTTAGCGGGGACCTAGGAAGGCCATGTCCTGGTGGAAC GTTAAGAGTTGTTCCATTGTTTGAGACCGTGAAAGATTTGCGGGAAGCCGGCTCAGCAATCAGGAAGTTACTATCCATTGACTGGTACAGGGATCATATCATCAAGAACCACAGCGGCCACCAAGAG GTCATGGTGGGCTACTCGGACTCCGGCAAGGACGCTGGTCGCTTCACGGCAGCATGGGAGCTGTACAAGGctcaggaagacgtggtcgccGCGTGCAACGAGTTCGGGATCAAGGTGACGCTCTTCCACGGCCGTGGCGGGAGcatcggccgcggcggcgggccaACGTACCTGGCCATCCAGTCGCAGCCTCCTGGCTCAGTAATGGGCACTCTCCGGTCGACGGAGCAAGGCGAGATGGTGCAGGCCAAGTTCGGGCTACCGCAGACCGCCGTGCGTCAGCTggagatctacacgacggcggTGCTACTGGCGACACtgcggccgccgcagccgccgcgcgACGCGAACTGGCGCCACGTGATGGAGGATATATCCCGCGTGAGCTGCGCGCACTACCGGCGCACGGTGTACGAGGACCCGGAGTTCGTCACCTACTTCCAGGAGGCGACGCCGCAGGCGGAGCTGGGCTTCCTCAACATCGGCAGCCGCCCGGCGAAGCGGAAGCCCGCGGGGGGCATCTCGAGCCTCCGCGCGATCCCGTGGGTGTTCGCGTGGACACAGACGCGGCTGGTGCTCCCCGCGTGGCTGGGCGTCGGCACGGGGCTCCAGGACGCACTGGACCGCGGCCACGGCGAGGAGCTCCGCGCCATGTACGCGGACTGGCCCTTCTTCCAGAGCACGGTGGACCTGATCGAGATGGTGACGGCGAAGGCGGACGCGTCCATGGCGCGGCACTACGAGGAGATTCTGGTGCCGGAGGGAAGGCGGCGGGCGGTGGGCGCGGAGCTGCGGCGGGAGCTGGCGCGCACGGAGCGATGCGTGCTGGCGGTAAGCGGGCACAGCAAGCTGTCGGCGCACAACCGGAGCCTGAGGCGGCTGATCGAGAGCAGGCTGGCGTACCTCAACCCGATAAACATGCTGCAGGTGGAGGTGCTGCGCAGGCTGCGCCGCGACAAGGACAACCGCAAGCTCCGCGATGCGCTGCTCATCACCATCAACGGAATCGCCGCCGGGATGCGCAACACCGGCTGA
- the LOC133907309 gene encoding phosphoenolpyruvate carboxylase 4 isoform X2: protein MTDTTDDIAEGISFQAFEDDCRLLGSLLHDVLLRELGPRFIHILERNRILAQSAVSMRAAGMEDTAVVVERQLEDDLAAMSLEDALCLARAFSHYLNLVGIAETHHRLRKARNVEQLSKSCDDIFDKLIQSGVPPEELYDTVCKQEVEIVLTAHPTQINRRTLQYKHLRIAHLLEFNERPDLSHEDKEMLIEDLVREITAIWQTDELRRHKPTPVDEARAGLHIVEQSLWKAVPHYLRRVSNALKKHTGSPLPLTCTPIKFGSWMGGDRDGNPNVTAKVTRDVSLLSRWMAIDLYIRELDSLSFELSIKRCSDKLASLANEILLKESASEDLKANTWNQTVPQNSAKLHLSLTLPAQLPSGADLPSCTECSDGESQFRIINLPRNSSRQMVINSTEIFEDSPLSSPTGRQSVVGSSQMGRTPSGGQLRKLFKEAHIGRSSFRKLLEPSLSEIPGITPYRVVLGNVKEKLMKTRRRLELLLEDLPCDYDTEEYCETPYQLLEPLLLCYQSLQSCGSSVLADGRLADLIRRVATFGMVLIKLDVRQESGRHTEALDAVTSYLDLGVYSEWDEEKKLDFLTRELKGKRPLVPPNIEVAADVKEVLNTFRVAAELGSDSLGAYVISMASNASDVLAVELLQKDARLTVSGDLGRPCPGGTLRVVPLFETVKDLREAGSAIRKLLSIDWYRDHIIKNHSGHQEVMVGYSDSGKDAGRFTAAWELYKAQEDVVAACNEFGIKVTLFHGRGGSIGRGGGPTYLAIQSQPPGSVMGTLRSTEQGEMVQAKFGLPQTAVRQLEIYTTAVLLATLRPPQPPRDANWRHVMEDISRVSCAHYRRTVYEDPEFVTYFQEATPQAELGFLNIGSRPAKRKPAGGISSLRAIPWVFAWTQTRLVLPAWLGVGTGLQDALDRGHGEELRAMYADWPFFQSTVDLIEMVTAKADASMARHYEEILVPEGRRRAVGAELRRELARTERCVLAVSGHSKLSAHNRSLRRLIESRLAYLNPINMLQVEVLRRLRRDKDNRKLRDALLITINGIAAGMRNTG from the exons ATGACGGACACGACGGACGACATCGCGGAGGGGATATCGTTCCAGGCGTTCGAGGACGACTGCCGCCTCCTCGGCAGCCTCCTCCACGACGTCCTCCTCCGCGAGCTCGGGCCCCGCTTCATCCACATCCTCGAGCGCAACCGGATCCTCGCGCAG AGCGCCGTCTCGATGCGTGCGGCGGGGATGGAGGACACGGCGGTCGTCGTCGAGCGCCAGCTGGAGGATGACCTGGCCGCCATGTCCCTCGAGGACGCGCTCTGCCTCGCCCGCGCCTTCTCCCACTACCTCAACCTCGTGGGCATCGCCGAGACTCACCACAG GCTTCGTAAAGCACGCAATGTAGAACAACTGTCAAAATCATGTGATGATATATTCGACAAGTTGATTCAAAGTGGTGTCCCTCCGGAAGAACTCTATGACACTGTATGCAAACAG GAGGTTGAAATTGTTTTGACAGCTCACCCCACTCAAATAAATCGGCGAACTTTGCAATACAAGCACCTTAGAATAGCT CATCTTTTGGAGTTCAATGAACGCCCTGATCTTAGCCATGAGGATAAAGAAATGCTAATTGAAGATCTG GTGAGGGAAATAACGGCAATATGGCAGACGGATGAGTTGAGGCGCCATAAACCTACACCAGTTGATGAAGCTAGGGCTG GCCTTCATATTGTGGAGCAATCCCTCTGGAAAGCGGTGCCACACTATCTTCGCCGTGTTAGCAATGCTCTAAAGAAG CACACTGGCAGCCCACTTCCACTAACCTGCACGCCAATCAAATTTGGTTCATGGATGGGTGGTGACCGAGACGGGAATCCTAATGTTACAGCAAAA GTGACTAGGGATGTTTCCTTGTTGTCCCGGTGGATGGCAATCGACTTATACATCCGGGAATTAGATAGTCTCAGCTTTGAGCTATCAATCAAGAGATGCAGTGACAAGCTTGCAAGCTTAGCTAATGAAATCTTGCTCAAAG AGTCAGCATCTGAGGACCTAAAGGCCAATACCTGGAACCAAACAGTACCTCAGAACAGCGCAAAGCTTCATCTTAGCTTGACGCTGCCCGCGCAACTTCCTTCTGGTGCTGATCTTCCTTCATGCACAG AATGCAGTGATGGAGAATCTCAATTCAGGATCATAAATCTTCCAAGGAACTCAAGTCGTCAG ATGGTTATAAATTCAACAGAAATTTTTGAAGACAGTCCATTGTCGTCTCCTACTGGTCGTCAATCTGTGGTAGGATCATCACAAATGGGTCGAACTCCAAGTGGCGGTCAACTAAGGAAGTTGTTCAAAGAAGCTCACATAGGTCGGTCAAGCTTCCGAAAGCTTCTTGAGCCAAGCCTATCGGAGATACCAGGAATTACTCCTTACAGGGTTGTCCTTGGTAATGTGAAAGAAAAG CTGATGAAAACACGCAGAAGGCTGGAGCTTCTTCTTGAGGATCTGCCATGTGACTATGACACTGAAGAATATTGTGAAACACCATATCAACTTTTGGAGCCCTTGCTCTTGTGCTATCAATCACTG CAATCATGTGGATCTAGCGTGCTTGCTGATGGCCGGTTAGCAGATTTGATACGAAGGGTTGCAACCTTTGGTATGGTTCTAATAAAGCTCGATGTGCGCCAG GAATCTGGCCGACACACAGAAGCACTTGATGCCGTCACGTCTTacttggatcttggtgtttatagTGAGTGGGATGAAGAAAAGAAGTTGGATTTCTTGACAAGAGAGCTGAAAGGGAAGCGTCCTTTAGTCCCCCCAAACATAGAG GTTGCTGCTGATGTGAAAGAAGTTCTCAACACCTTCCGAGTTGCTGCAGAATTAGGGAGCGACTCACTTGGAGCGTATGTGATTTCAATGGCCTCAAAT GCAAGTGATGTCCTCGCTGTTGAGCTGTTGCAGAAGGATGCAAGACTTACAGTTAGCGGGGACCTAGGAAGGCCATGTCCTGGTGGAAC GTTAAGAGTTGTTCCATTGTTTGAGACCGTGAAAGATTTGCGGGAAGCCGGCTCAGCAATCAGGAAGTTACTATCCATTGACTGGTACAGGGATCATATCATCAAGAACCACAGCGGCCACCAAGAG GTCATGGTGGGCTACTCGGACTCCGGCAAGGACGCTGGTCGCTTCACGGCAGCATGGGAGCTGTACAAGGctcaggaagacgtggtcgccGCGTGCAACGAGTTCGGGATCAAGGTGACGCTCTTCCACGGCCGTGGCGGGAGcatcggccgcggcggcgggccaACGTACCTGGCCATCCAGTCGCAGCCTCCTGGCTCAGTAATGGGCACTCTCCGGTCGACGGAGCAAGGCGAGATGGTGCAGGCCAAGTTCGGGCTACCGCAGACCGCCGTGCGTCAGCTggagatctacacgacggcggTGCTACTGGCGACACtgcggccgccgcagccgccgcgcgACGCGAACTGGCGCCACGTGATGGAGGATATATCCCGCGTGAGCTGCGCGCACTACCGGCGCACGGTGTACGAGGACCCGGAGTTCGTCACCTACTTCCAGGAGGCGACGCCGCAGGCGGAGCTGGGCTTCCTCAACATCGGCAGCCGCCCGGCGAAGCGGAAGCCCGCGGGGGGCATCTCGAGCCTCCGCGCGATCCCGTGGGTGTTCGCGTGGACACAGACGCGGCTGGTGCTCCCCGCGTGGCTGGGCGTCGGCACGGGGCTCCAGGACGCACTGGACCGCGGCCACGGCGAGGAGCTCCGCGCCATGTACGCGGACTGGCCCTTCTTCCAGAGCACGGTGGACCTGATCGAGATGGTGACGGCGAAGGCGGACGCGTCCATGGCGCGGCACTACGAGGAGATTCTGGTGCCGGAGGGAAGGCGGCGGGCGGTGGGCGCGGAGCTGCGGCGGGAGCTGGCGCGCACGGAGCGATGCGTGCTGGCGGTAAGCGGGCACAGCAAGCTGTCGGCGCACAACCGGAGCCTGAGGCGGCTGATCGAGAGCAGGCTGGCGTACCTCAACCCGATAAACATGCTGCAGGTGGAGGTGCTGCGCAGGCTGCGCCGCGACAAGGACAACCGCAAGCTCCGCGATGCGCTGCTCATCACCATCAACGGAATCGCCGCCGGGATGCGCAACACCGGCTGA